The Natator depressus isolate rNatDep1 chromosome 11, rNatDep2.hap1, whole genome shotgun sequence genome includes a window with the following:
- the ORC2 gene encoding origin recognition complex subunit 2 isoform X2, which translates to MSQLELKRSKVLEARFVADEDVLKHISDNGGVKVRKDRAQLALNVKRFVKKLENVSDDEAQEILEEQNYVAVLGACAEDSLRNGPSAGGGKIYSFQTPKRSGKMAELASELAQTPGKNVTFDSSQYPEKPASTPQSSKKYSASNKAQMKSKKNEFVSTTPYRLRKRLTAPSLHSDSESDYSASCSEEEEEDKDHKETYDVILDQKTPSKTRAAPTPASKKTPAKKLKEELMSNLVEEYFEAHSSSKVLTSDRTLQKLQKRKLDQQTLLVLLNKAAPAFTAELKELNQQHESLFSKWMLQLHLGFSIVLYGLGSKRDLLEKFRTSLLQDSVHLVVNGFFPSITVKSILNSITEEVLDHVGTFRSPMDQLDLIMKRFKEVWDQAKQSLYNWLWYETTTFSPYLEETSYENSLLVQQSGSLALSSLTHVLQSLTPNARGIFRLLAQYHLENKDNPSYPGLSFQDFYQRCREAFLVNSDLTLRAQLTEFRDHKLIRTKRGTDGVEYLLIPVDNGTLTDFLEKEDEDM; encoded by the exons ATGAGTCAGCTGGAGTTAAAGAGAAGCAAGGTCCTGGAAGCCAGGTTTGTGGCTGATGAAGATGTTCTGAAGCACATTTCTGATAACGGAG GTGTTAAAGTTCGGAAGGACAGAGCTCAACTTGCGCTCAACGTAAAGAGATTTGTGAAGAAACTTGAGAACGTTTCTGATGATGAGGCCCAGGAGATCCTGGAAGAGCAGAACTACGTGGCTGTTTTGGGGGCGTGTGCTGAAG ATTCCTTGAGAAATGGCCCCAGTGCAGGTGGTGGTAAAATTTACTCGTTCCAGACTCCAAAACGTTCTGGCAAGATGGCAGAGCTGG CCTCTGAACTAGCCCAGACACCCGGGAAGAATGTAACCTTTGATTCCTCCCAGTATCCTGAGAAGCCAGCCAGCACCCCTCAAAGCAGCAAAA AGTACTCTGCTTCGAACAAAGCCCAGATGAAG AGTAAAAAGAATGAATTTGTGTCCACAACACCTTACAGACTCAGGAAGAGATTGACAG CTCCAAGCTTGCATTCAGACAGCGAGAGTGACTATTCTGCTTCATgctctgaggaggaggaagaggacaagGACCACAAAGAAACCTATGATGTCATATTGGACCAAAAGACCCCAAGTAAAACTAGAGCAGCTCCTACTCCTGCTTCCAAAAAAACACCAGCTAAGAAACTGAAGGAGGAACTGATG AGCAACCTGGTGGAAGAATACTTTGAGGCACACAGTAGTTCCAAAGTTCTAACCTCCGATCGAACCCTTCAGAAGCTGCAGAAAAGAAAGCTGGATCAG CAAACACTGCTTGTCCTCCTGAACAAGGCTGCCCCTGCCTTCACTGCTGAATTGAAGGAACTAAACCAGCAGCACGAATCCTTGTTTTCCAAATGGATGCTGCAGTTACA CCTGGGGTTCAGTATTGTGCTTTATGGACTGGGCTCAAAGAGAGATTTATTGGAGAAGTTTCGTACCTCTCTGCTCCAGGATTCTGTTCACCTTGTTGTCAATGGCTTCTTCCCCAGCATCACTGTGAAATCA ATTCTGAACTCCATAACAGAGGAGGTGCTGGATCATGTGGGGACTTTCCGCAGCCCTATGGATCAGTTAGACTTGATCATGAAAAGATTTAAAGAAG tgTGGGATCAAGCAAAGCAAAGCCTCTATAACTGGCTCTGGTATGAAACAACCACTTTTAGTCCCTACCTGGAAGAAACCTCCTATGAGAACTCGCTcttagtgcagcagtctgggtcTCTGGCTCTGAGCTCCCTAACGCATGTCTTGCAGAGTCTCACTCCCAATGCCAG aGGGATTTTCAGACTGCTGGCCCAGTATCATCTGGAGAACAAGGATAACCCATCTTACCCAG GACTATCTTTCCAAGACTTCTACCAGCGGTGTCGGGAAGCCTTCCTTGTGAACAGTGACCTGACTCTTCGGGCTCAGCTGACAGAATTCAGGGACCACAAGCTCATCCGGACCAAGCGG GGAACAGATGGAGTGGAGTATTTATTAATTCCTGTAGACAACGGAACCTTGACTGACTTTTTAGAAAAAGAGGATGAAGACATGTGA
- the ORC2 gene encoding origin recognition complex subunit 2 isoform X1, translating into MSQLELKRSKVLEARFVADEDVLKHISDNGGVKVRKDRAQLALNVKRFVKKLENVSDDEAQEILEEQNYVAVLGACAEDSLRNGPSAGGGKIYSFQTPKRSGKMAELASELAQTPGKNVTFDSSQYPEKPASTPQSSKKYSASNKAQMKSKKNEFVSTTPYRLRKRLTAPSLHSDSESDYSASCSEEEEEDKDHKETYDVILDQKTPSKTRAAPTPASKKTPAKKLKEELMSNLVEEYFEAHSSSKVLTSDRTLQKLQKRKLDQQTLLVLLNKAAPAFTAELKELNQQHESLFSKWMLQLHLGFSIVLYGLGSKRDLLEKFRTSLLQDSVHLVVNGFFPSITVKSILNSITEEVLDHVGTFRSPMDQLDLIMKRFKEDSSLELYLLIHNLDSKMLRGDKSQQILAQLASLPNVHLIASIDHINAPLMWDQAKQSLYNWLWYETTTFSPYLEETSYENSLLVQQSGSLALSSLTHVLQSLTPNARGIFRLLAQYHLENKDNPSYPGLSFQDFYQRCREAFLVNSDLTLRAQLTEFRDHKLIRTKRGTDGVEYLLIPVDNGTLTDFLEKEDEDM; encoded by the exons ATGAGTCAGCTGGAGTTAAAGAGAAGCAAGGTCCTGGAAGCCAGGTTTGTGGCTGATGAAGATGTTCTGAAGCACATTTCTGATAACGGAG GTGTTAAAGTTCGGAAGGACAGAGCTCAACTTGCGCTCAACGTAAAGAGATTTGTGAAGAAACTTGAGAACGTTTCTGATGATGAGGCCCAGGAGATCCTGGAAGAGCAGAACTACGTGGCTGTTTTGGGGGCGTGTGCTGAAG ATTCCTTGAGAAATGGCCCCAGTGCAGGTGGTGGTAAAATTTACTCGTTCCAGACTCCAAAACGTTCTGGCAAGATGGCAGAGCTGG CCTCTGAACTAGCCCAGACACCCGGGAAGAATGTAACCTTTGATTCCTCCCAGTATCCTGAGAAGCCAGCCAGCACCCCTCAAAGCAGCAAAA AGTACTCTGCTTCGAACAAAGCCCAGATGAAG AGTAAAAAGAATGAATTTGTGTCCACAACACCTTACAGACTCAGGAAGAGATTGACAG CTCCAAGCTTGCATTCAGACAGCGAGAGTGACTATTCTGCTTCATgctctgaggaggaggaagaggacaagGACCACAAAGAAACCTATGATGTCATATTGGACCAAAAGACCCCAAGTAAAACTAGAGCAGCTCCTACTCCTGCTTCCAAAAAAACACCAGCTAAGAAACTGAAGGAGGAACTGATG AGCAACCTGGTGGAAGAATACTTTGAGGCACACAGTAGTTCCAAAGTTCTAACCTCCGATCGAACCCTTCAGAAGCTGCAGAAAAGAAAGCTGGATCAG CAAACACTGCTTGTCCTCCTGAACAAGGCTGCCCCTGCCTTCACTGCTGAATTGAAGGAACTAAACCAGCAGCACGAATCCTTGTTTTCCAAATGGATGCTGCAGTTACA CCTGGGGTTCAGTATTGTGCTTTATGGACTGGGCTCAAAGAGAGATTTATTGGAGAAGTTTCGTACCTCTCTGCTCCAGGATTCTGTTCACCTTGTTGTCAATGGCTTCTTCCCCAGCATCACTGTGAAATCA ATTCTGAACTCCATAACAGAGGAGGTGCTGGATCATGTGGGGACTTTCCGCAGCCCTATGGATCAGTTAGACTTGATCATGAAAAGATTTAAAGAAG ATTCTTCCTTGGAGCTCTATCTCCTCATCCATAACCTGGACAGCAAGATGTTGAGAGGAGACAAAAGCCAGCAAATTCTTGCACAGTTAGCATCCCTGCCCAATGTCCACCTCATCGCCTCCATCGATCACATCAATGCTCCACTCA tgTGGGATCAAGCAAAGCAAAGCCTCTATAACTGGCTCTGGTATGAAACAACCACTTTTAGTCCCTACCTGGAAGAAACCTCCTATGAGAACTCGCTcttagtgcagcagtctgggtcTCTGGCTCTGAGCTCCCTAACGCATGTCTTGCAGAGTCTCACTCCCAATGCCAG aGGGATTTTCAGACTGCTGGCCCAGTATCATCTGGAGAACAAGGATAACCCATCTTACCCAG GACTATCTTTCCAAGACTTCTACCAGCGGTGTCGGGAAGCCTTCCTTGTGAACAGTGACCTGACTCTTCGGGCTCAGCTGACAGAATTCAGGGACCACAAGCTCATCCGGACCAAGCGG GGAACAGATGGAGTGGAGTATTTATTAATTCCTGTAGACAACGGAACCTTGACTGACTTTTTAGAAAAAGAGGATGAAGACATGTGA
- the ORC2 gene encoding origin recognition complex subunit 2 isoform X3, whose product MAELASELAQTPGKNVTFDSSQYPEKPASTPQSSKKYSASNKAQMKSKKNEFVSTTPYRLRKRLTAPSLHSDSESDYSASCSEEEEEDKDHKETYDVILDQKTPSKTRAAPTPASKKTPAKKLKEELMSNLVEEYFEAHSSSKVLTSDRTLQKLQKRKLDQQTLLVLLNKAAPAFTAELKELNQQHESLFSKWMLQLHLGFSIVLYGLGSKRDLLEKFRTSLLQDSVHLVVNGFFPSITVKSILNSITEEVLDHVGTFRSPMDQLDLIMKRFKEDSSLELYLLIHNLDSKMLRGDKSQQILAQLASLPNVHLIASIDHINAPLMWDQAKQSLYNWLWYETTTFSPYLEETSYENSLLVQQSGSLALSSLTHVLQSLTPNARGIFRLLAQYHLENKDNPSYPGLSFQDFYQRCREAFLVNSDLTLRAQLTEFRDHKLIRTKRGTDGVEYLLIPVDNGTLTDFLEKEDEDM is encoded by the exons ATGGCAGAGCTGG CCTCTGAACTAGCCCAGACACCCGGGAAGAATGTAACCTTTGATTCCTCCCAGTATCCTGAGAAGCCAGCCAGCACCCCTCAAAGCAGCAAAA AGTACTCTGCTTCGAACAAAGCCCAGATGAAG AGTAAAAAGAATGAATTTGTGTCCACAACACCTTACAGACTCAGGAAGAGATTGACAG CTCCAAGCTTGCATTCAGACAGCGAGAGTGACTATTCTGCTTCATgctctgaggaggaggaagaggacaagGACCACAAAGAAACCTATGATGTCATATTGGACCAAAAGACCCCAAGTAAAACTAGAGCAGCTCCTACTCCTGCTTCCAAAAAAACACCAGCTAAGAAACTGAAGGAGGAACTGATG AGCAACCTGGTGGAAGAATACTTTGAGGCACACAGTAGTTCCAAAGTTCTAACCTCCGATCGAACCCTTCAGAAGCTGCAGAAAAGAAAGCTGGATCAG CAAACACTGCTTGTCCTCCTGAACAAGGCTGCCCCTGCCTTCACTGCTGAATTGAAGGAACTAAACCAGCAGCACGAATCCTTGTTTTCCAAATGGATGCTGCAGTTACA CCTGGGGTTCAGTATTGTGCTTTATGGACTGGGCTCAAAGAGAGATTTATTGGAGAAGTTTCGTACCTCTCTGCTCCAGGATTCTGTTCACCTTGTTGTCAATGGCTTCTTCCCCAGCATCACTGTGAAATCA ATTCTGAACTCCATAACAGAGGAGGTGCTGGATCATGTGGGGACTTTCCGCAGCCCTATGGATCAGTTAGACTTGATCATGAAAAGATTTAAAGAAG ATTCTTCCTTGGAGCTCTATCTCCTCATCCATAACCTGGACAGCAAGATGTTGAGAGGAGACAAAAGCCAGCAAATTCTTGCACAGTTAGCATCCCTGCCCAATGTCCACCTCATCGCCTCCATCGATCACATCAATGCTCCACTCA tgTGGGATCAAGCAAAGCAAAGCCTCTATAACTGGCTCTGGTATGAAACAACCACTTTTAGTCCCTACCTGGAAGAAACCTCCTATGAGAACTCGCTcttagtgcagcagtctgggtcTCTGGCTCTGAGCTCCCTAACGCATGTCTTGCAGAGTCTCACTCCCAATGCCAG aGGGATTTTCAGACTGCTGGCCCAGTATCATCTGGAGAACAAGGATAACCCATCTTACCCAG GACTATCTTTCCAAGACTTCTACCAGCGGTGTCGGGAAGCCTTCCTTGTGAACAGTGACCTGACTCTTCGGGCTCAGCTGACAGAATTCAGGGACCACAAGCTCATCCGGACCAAGCGG GGAACAGATGGAGTGGAGTATTTATTAATTCCTGTAGACAACGGAACCTTGACTGACTTTTTAGAAAAAGAGGATGAAGACATGTGA